One window of the Labilibaculum sp. genome contains the following:
- a CDS encoding nucleoside 2-deoxyribosyltransferase produces MKIYFSGSIRGGQQDTDLYAELIQELKQYGTVLTEHIGSKTIDTTITDKEIHDRDVAWVKESDIVIAEVTVPSLGVGYEIGRAIDMNKPIICLYRKLNGKTTSAMIRGCSDLQCFEYSNITEAKEILKKQLKST; encoded by the coding sequence ATGAAAATATATTTTTCAGGATCGATTCGTGGAGGACAGCAAGACACCGATTTGTATGCAGAACTGATTCAGGAATTGAAACAATATGGAACTGTTTTAACCGAGCATATTGGATCAAAAACGATCGATACTACCATAACCGATAAGGAAATACACGATAGGGATGTAGCATGGGTAAAAGAATCGGATATTGTAATTGCTGAAGTAACAGTCCCATCACTTGGTGTAGGATACGAAATTGGCAGGGCTATCGACATGAATAAACCCATAATATGTTTGTATCGGAAATTAAACGGCAAAACGACCTCTGCAATGATTCGCGGGTGCTCCGATTTACAGTGCTTTGAATACTCAAACATAACAGAAGCTAAGGAAATTTTGAAAAAACAACTTAAATCAACATAG
- a CDS encoding DUF4269 domain-containing protein encodes MNWQDISYLNSGSAIQKKAFKSLNDLQVFNLLAEYSPILTGTIPIGISIESSDLDITCRFMDADKFERKMENLFKDQKGFKIQQKEKNGYWVVVASFTYQDFPFEIFGSLFPATDQNSYRHMLIEHRILELLGEEFRLNVIQLKKEGLKTEPAFAKLLQLEGDPYKQLLNMEGVTDTEILQHWKKG; translated from the coding sequence ATGAACTGGCAGGATATTTCATACCTCAATTCGGGGTCGGCAATTCAGAAAAAAGCATTTAAAAGTTTAAATGACCTTCAGGTTTTCAATCTTCTGGCAGAGTATTCTCCAATTTTAACAGGAACCATTCCAATTGGAATTTCAATAGAATCAAGTGATTTGGATATTACCTGCAGATTTATGGATGCTGATAAATTTGAACGGAAAATGGAAAATCTGTTTAAAGATCAAAAAGGATTTAAAATACAACAAAAAGAAAAAAATGGATACTGGGTTGTGGTGGCAAGTTTTACCTATCAAGATTTTCCGTTTGAAATATTTGGTTCTCTTTTTCCTGCTACTGATCAAAATTCCTATCGCCATATGCTGATTGAGCATCGTATTCTGGAGTTACTTGGCGAAGAATTCAGGCTTAATGTAATTCAATTAAAAAAAGAAGGTTTAAAAACAGAACCGGCATTTGCCAAATTATTGCAATTAGAGGGAGATCCTTATAAACAATTGCTGAATATGGAAGGTGTGACCGATACTGAAATACTTCAACATTGGAAGAAGGGCTGA
- a CDS encoding two-CW domain-containing protein, with protein MEELNCWEYYKCGRETGGINSKELGTCPASTLPYHDGINGGSNSGRYCWTVEGTLCDSEIQGRLEDKLLNCINCSFFKLVNIEEGREFTLISEGIYQNK; from the coding sequence ATGGAAGAATTAAACTGTTGGGAATATTACAAGTGTGGCAGGGAAACCGGAGGAATAAACTCTAAAGAATTAGGGACATGCCCGGCAAGTACGCTTCCTTATCACGACGGAATTAACGGCGGATCAAACTCCGGCAGATATTGCTGGACAGTTGAAGGCACTCTTTGTGATTCGGAAATTCAAGGCAGGCTGGAAGATAAACTGCTAAATTGCATCAACTGCAGTTTCTTTAAACTGGTAAACATAGAAGAAGGACGTGAATTTACACTAATATCAGAAGGAATATACCAAAATAAATAG
- a CDS encoding MFS transporter, with protein sequence MGNTDNIQGITNIKLIKWLTYMMFLMFAMTTDAVGVIIPEVMKTFDLSMTAAGLLHYGPMTAIALAGIFLGFLADKLGRKKTIILGLLLFVVNSYLFIIGNAFAFFLTLMVISGAAIGIFKTGALALIGDITKSTKEHTSTMNAVEGFFGVGAIIGPFIVSYFLTQGVDWKWLYVVAASLCVVLILIAVKVKYPETQKRSGEAINIRRTFAMIKDPYAFGFSMGAFLYVSVEAAIYVWMPTLIKGYDGSLLFIATYALPIFFILRAGGRFLGAWMMSRFNWAVVLSLFSFAILVCFVGSMLFGVEATVFLLPLSGLFMSVIYPTINSKGISCFPKSSHGAVAGVILFFTAAGAALGPLAMGAISDAFGSDAKYGFMLATVFAVILFAGTVYNLMVDPTKKRLQDLDKSEYDIEVSLEV encoded by the coding sequence ATGGGAAATACTGATAATATACAAGGTATTACAAATATAAAACTGATTAAATGGCTGACATACATGATGTTTTTGATGTTTGCCATGACAACTGATGCAGTTGGGGTAATTATTCCGGAAGTAATGAAAACTTTCGATTTAAGCATGACAGCAGCAGGATTGCTGCACTATGGTCCGATGACAGCAATTGCTTTGGCTGGAATTTTCCTTGGGTTTTTAGCAGATAAATTGGGACGAAAGAAAACAATTATACTTGGCTTGCTTCTTTTTGTTGTTAATTCCTATCTGTTTATTATTGGAAATGCTTTTGCATTTTTCTTGACACTGATGGTAATTTCTGGAGCGGCCATTGGAATATTTAAAACTGGAGCCCTGGCTCTAATAGGTGATATTACGAAATCAACAAAAGAGCATACATCTACCATGAATGCGGTTGAAGGATTCTTTGGTGTTGGTGCTATTATCGGACCATTTATTGTAAGTTATTTTTTAACTCAAGGAGTAGATTGGAAATGGCTTTATGTTGTAGCAGCAAGTTTATGCGTTGTTCTGATTTTAATTGCCGTTAAGGTTAAATATCCCGAAACTCAAAAAAGGTCAGGTGAAGCCATTAATATAAGAAGAACCTTTGCAATGATTAAAGATCCTTATGCTTTTGGTTTTTCAATGGGAGCTTTTCTTTATGTTTCGGTTGAAGCAGCTATTTATGTTTGGATGCCTACTTTGATTAAAGGATATGATGGCAGCTTGTTGTTTATAGCCACTTATGCTTTGCCGATTTTCTTTATTTTGAGAGCTGGAGGACGATTTTTAGGTGCGTGGATGATGTCTCGTTTCAATTGGGCCGTGGTATTAAGTCTGTTTAGTTTTGCTATTTTGGTTTGTTTTGTTGGCAGCATGTTATTTGGAGTGGAAGCAACGGTATTCTTATTGCCGTTGTCCGGATTATTTATGTCTGTTATTTATCCAACCATCAATTCGAAAGGGATTAGTTGTTTTCCAAAATCCAGCCATGGAGCAGTTGCGGGAGTGATTCTGTTTTTTACAGCCGCCGGCGCTGCACTTGGACCATTGGCCATGGGAGCAATAAGCGATGCCTTTGGCAGCGATGCAAAGTATGGATTTATGCTTGCTACAGTTTTTGCTGTGATACTTTTTGCAGGAACAGTTTATAATTTGATGGTAGATCCGACAAAAAAGAGGTTACAGGATTTGGATAAAAGTGAGTATGATATTGAAGTAAGTTTGGAAGTTTAA
- a CDS encoding VIT family protein — MIEKKDDYLDNHYIHRSNWLRAAVLGANDGILSTASLAIGIAAATDIREPIVLATVAGLVAGALSMAAGEYVSVSSQTDVEASDIEREIQELEEMPEIELQRLAEIYEKRGLKKETALTVAIELTEHDVLGAHIRDELGINEISKAKPIQAAFASGAAFSAGGVLPLLVTLFLPLKNMEYSLYCFTIFFLILLGALAAKTGGSSVSRAIIRITFWGTIAMGLTAVVGYLFGVAI; from the coding sequence ATGATCGAAAAAAAGGATGATTATTTAGACAATCATTACATACATAGAAGTAATTGGTTGAGAGCAGCAGTTCTTGGTGCAAATGATGGAATTTTATCAACGGCGAGTCTTGCTATTGGTATTGCTGCAGCAACAGATATTCGAGAACCTATTGTGTTGGCAACTGTAGCGGGATTGGTTGCAGGGGCATTGTCAATGGCGGCAGGAGAGTATGTTTCAGTAAGTTCTCAAACAGACGTGGAGGCATCGGATATTGAAAGAGAAATACAAGAGTTGGAAGAAATGCCTGAAATTGAGTTGCAGCGATTGGCAGAAATTTACGAAAAAAGAGGATTGAAAAAAGAAACAGCATTAACTGTTGCAATAGAATTAACCGAGCACGATGTATTGGGTGCACATATTAGAGATGAATTGGGAATTAATGAAATCAGTAAAGCCAAACCAATACAAGCCGCTTTTGCCTCAGGTGCCGCATTTAGTGCAGGAGGAGTACTACCCCTTTTGGTCACTCTTTTTTTACCCTTAAAAAATATGGAGTATTCTCTTTATTGTTTTACGATCTTCTTTTTGATCCTTTTGGGTGCATTAGCGGCTAAAACAGGTGGTTCAAGCGTAAGCAGAGCAATTATTCGAATTACATTTTGGGGAACTATTGCAATGGGACTTACGGCGGTAGTTGGATATTTATTTGGAGTCGCTATTTAA